In Kaistella faecalis, a genomic segment contains:
- a CDS encoding fumarate reductase/succinate dehydrogenase flavoprotein subunit, whose amino-acid sequence MSKLDSKIPHGPLAEKWTNHKNHMNLVAPNNRDKIDIIVVGTGLAGGSAAATLAEQGYNVKAFCYQDSPRRAHSIAAQGGINAAKNYQGDGDSTYRLFYDTIKGGDYRAREANVYRLAEVSANIIDQCVAQGVPFGREYGGQLDNRSFGGVQVKRTFYAKGQTGQQLLLGAYSAMSRQIGKGRIKMYNRHEMLELVIVDGKARGIIARNLVTGEIERHSAHAVVIASGGYGNVYFLSTNAMGSNVSAAWKIHKKGAYFANPCYVQIHPTCIPVHGTQQSKLTLMSESLRNSGRIWVPKNIEDAVAIREGKLRAESIPEKNRDYYLERRYPAFGNLVPRDVASRAAKERCDAGFGIENNDTKEGVYLDFSTEITKKGREAALEKNIHNPTDQQIYDLGKAWIEEKYGNLFVMYEKITGENPYVTPMKIYPAVHYTMGGVWVDYNLQSSIPGCFVLGEANFSDHGANRLGASALMQGLADGYFVLPYTIADYLSADIRTGSIPTNTADFDAAEKEVQDKIDFFINNKGTHTVDYFHKKLGHIMWNKVGMGRTPEGLKEAIKEIEEVRNDFWKNVKVPGTNEEMNMELEKALRVADFLELGQLMALDALKREESCGGHFRWDHATPEGEAERDDQNFKYVAAWEYQGEDINQEVMHKEELIYENIEVKTRSYK is encoded by the coding sequence ATGAGCAAATTAGATTCAAAAATCCCACACGGTCCCTTAGCGGAAAAGTGGACTAATCATAAAAATCACATGAACCTGGTTGCGCCGAACAACCGTGATAAAATAGATATTATCGTTGTGGGGACAGGTTTGGCAGGTGGTTCTGCGGCTGCAACACTTGCAGAGCAGGGCTATAATGTAAAGGCATTCTGTTATCAGGATTCACCTAGAAGAGCGCACTCCATTGCTGCGCAGGGTGGTATTAATGCTGCAAAAAACTATCAGGGCGACGGAGATTCAACTTACCGTCTGTTTTATGATACTATTAAAGGTGGAGATTACCGCGCAAGAGAGGCTAATGTTTACCGTTTAGCAGAAGTTTCTGCAAACATTATCGACCAGTGTGTAGCACAGGGCGTACCGTTTGGAAGAGAATATGGTGGGCAGCTTGATAACCGTTCTTTCGGTGGTGTTCAGGTAAAAAGAACTTTCTATGCAAAAGGGCAAACTGGGCAGCAACTGCTTTTGGGAGCTTATTCTGCCATGAGCCGCCAGATTGGGAAAGGAAGAATCAAAATGTACAACCGTCACGAAATGCTTGAGCTCGTAATTGTTGACGGAAAAGCAAGAGGGATTATCGCAAGAAATCTTGTAACCGGAGAAATCGAAAGACATTCTGCACATGCTGTAGTAATTGCTTCGGGAGGCTACGGAAACGTATATTTCCTTTCAACAAATGCAATGGGTTCCAATGTTTCAGCAGCGTGGAAGATTCACAAAAAAGGAGCGTATTTCGCAAATCCTTGTTATGTGCAAATTCACCCGACTTGTATTCCGGTTCACGGGACACAACAGTCGAAACTGACTTTGATGTCTGAATCCTTAAGAAACTCGGGAAGAATCTGGGTTCCTAAAAATATAGAAGATGCTGTGGCAATTCGTGAAGGAAAGCTCAGGGCAGAAAGTATTCCTGAAAAAAACCGCGATTATTATCTGGAAAGAAGATATCCAGCTTTCGGAAACCTGGTTCCGCGTGATGTGGCTTCAAGAGCAGCAAAGGAAAGATGTGATGCCGGTTTCGGTATTGAAAATAATGATACTAAAGAAGGTGTTTATTTAGATTTCTCTACAGAAATTACTAAAAAAGGCCGCGAGGCAGCCCTTGAGAAAAATATTCATAATCCTACAGATCAGCAGATTTATGATTTAGGGAAAGCCTGGATCGAAGAAAAGTACGGTAACCTTTTCGTGATGTACGAAAAAATCACCGGCGAGAATCCATATGTAACTCCAATGAAGATTTATCCTGCGGTTCACTATACCATGGGTGGTGTTTGGGTTGATTATAACCTGCAGTCTTCCATTCCGGGATGTTTTGTTCTAGGTGAAGCTAATTTCTCGGATCACGGAGCGAACAGATTGGGTGCTTCTGCACTGATGCAGGGTCTGGCGGACGGTTATTTCGTTCTTCCATATACGATTGCAGATTATCTTTCAGCAGATATCAGAACAGGCTCAATTCCTACCAATACTGCAGATTTCGATGCCGCTGAGAAAGAAGTTCAGGATAAGATTGATTTCTTCATCAACAATAAAGGAACACATACGGTAGATTATTTCCACAAGAAATTAGGACACATTATGTGGAATAAGGTGGGAATGGGAAGAACTCCGGAAGGATTAAAAGAAGCCATCAAAGAAATCGAAGAAGTAAGAAATGATTTCTGGAAAAATGTAAAAGTACCTGGTACCAACGAAGAGATGAATATGGAGCTTGAAAAAGCACTTAGAGTTGCAGATTTCCTTGAATTAGGACAGCTGATGGCCCTCGATGCTTTGAAGAGAGAGGAATCCTGCGGCGGACATTTCCGTTGGGATCACGCAACACCGGAAGGTGAGGCAGAAAGAGATGACCAGAACTTCAAATATGTTGCTGCATGGGAATATCAGGGAGAAGACATCAACCAGGAAGTGATGCACAAAGAAGAACTCATTTACGAGAACATCGAAGTGAAAACAAGAAGTTATAAATAA
- a CDS encoding reprolysin-like metallopeptidase: MKRIFTSLLCGLMTTAAFAQWSPTSMQGEKIRTASNVKSYYSLDLNAMRSKLANAQETGSNAVPVEIKLPTLNGKIERFAVYSSPVVVKSIAERYQLGSYVGVGIDDPNAIVRFSVAPNDFQSMVVRNGNYEFIEPQNTAKSVYGVHPKTNKTEEDKAFVCSTSETPLTKAQMDKLYMSGKTFTNNPTDFSKASDKKYRTMRLAMTTNGEYTQYFGGVAGAMTAINATLTRCNGVFEMDFGLHLILQDFPALIYPDPATDPYSTSLSSWNLAAQKAITAVAGEANYDIGHMFGASGGGGNAGCIGCVCISPPLNGSGVPTANGKGSGITSPADGIPMGDNFDIDYVAHEIGHQLGANHTFSMSLEGTGQNVEPGSGSTIMGYAGITSQNVQQHSDAYFHVNSIIQVQNNLISKTCDIETSVNNNPPVITAMADLTIPKGTAFVLTAQATDPENDPMTYTWEQVDNASSGTTIANLGTLTNGPTFRSWTPTTNPTRYFPKLSTVLAGNLKNNADWEAVSTVARATNFRVTVRDNNADVAQKQTQSALQKVTVHANGPFKITSTKVYNNAPGPLTWDVVGTNAAPFNVANVKIDYTSDNGATWTVLAASTPNDGTEDFSFASFPTDTALKVRISAIGNVFYAIAPVTVSAIVACDGTAPAGLNVTAVTTVSALVAWDPIASATYIVRYKKAADATWTEVPVSTNSYTITGLDEGTAYNVQVASVCTGTTGTYTAVSNFTTLMLAYCTLTSTNSSDEYISNVTITAEGAAGVNSTSGASTYTNYSTDPARLVRLAKGTSNNTISVTKAWTGTIYNEAITVWLDFDRSGTFDADEIIMSSSADKLTPVTDTFSVPADAYSGDKTVGMRVALRFSTPQLSPCGTYTYGEVEDYAVLISPTLGVNDNVKANAVQVYPNPAIDLLNITKVSDKTTYTIFNMAGQAVSKGKVSNNKVQVSQLEKGVYMIAVDNGGEVSQVKFIKK, encoded by the coding sequence ATGAAGAGAATTTTTACTTCTTTACTTTGCGGATTGATGACAACGGCTGCCTTTGCACAATGGAGCCCCACGTCAATGCAGGGTGAGAAAATTCGAACGGCGTCAAACGTCAAGAGTTATTATTCCCTGGATCTTAATGCAATGAGATCGAAACTTGCCAATGCGCAGGAAACCGGCAGCAACGCTGTTCCCGTAGAAATTAAACTCCCAACCCTTAACGGAAAAATCGAAAGATTTGCAGTCTACAGCTCTCCTGTAGTGGTGAAATCTATTGCAGAAAGATACCAGTTAGGTTCATATGTTGGGGTAGGTATTGATGATCCAAATGCGATCGTAAGATTCAGTGTTGCGCCAAACGATTTCCAGTCGATGGTTGTAAGAAACGGTAATTACGAATTTATTGAACCTCAGAATACAGCTAAATCTGTTTACGGTGTTCATCCGAAAACCAATAAAACAGAAGAAGATAAAGCATTTGTTTGTTCTACAAGTGAAACACCTTTAACCAAGGCGCAAATGGACAAACTCTACATGTCCGGAAAGACTTTTACCAATAATCCTACAGATTTCAGCAAGGCTTCTGATAAAAAATACAGAACCATGCGTCTGGCGATGACTACAAACGGTGAATATACCCAGTATTTTGGTGGTGTTGCAGGTGCTATGACAGCGATTAACGCAACACTTACAAGATGTAACGGTGTTTTCGAAATGGATTTTGGTCTTCACTTAATTCTTCAGGATTTCCCGGCACTTATCTACCCTGATCCTGCCACAGATCCATATTCCACTAGTTTATCAAGCTGGAACCTTGCGGCGCAGAAAGCGATTACTGCGGTAGCTGGTGAAGCCAATTACGATATCGGTCACATGTTCGGCGCTTCCGGAGGTGGCGGTAACGCAGGCTGTATCGGCTGTGTATGTATCAGCCCGCCATTGAACGGTTCGGGTGTGCCTACTGCTAACGGTAAAGGCTCGGGAATTACTTCTCCGGCTGACGGAATCCCAATGGGAGACAACTTCGATATCGATTATGTAGCCCACGAAATTGGTCACCAACTGGGTGCAAACCATACCTTCTCAATGAGTCTTGAAGGTACAGGACAAAATGTTGAGCCAGGCTCAGGTTCTACCATCATGGGATATGCAGGTATTACCAGCCAGAATGTTCAGCAGCATTCGGATGCTTATTTCCACGTAAATTCCATCATTCAGGTACAAAATAATCTTATCTCCAAAACGTGTGATATTGAGACTTCGGTGAACAATAATCCACCGGTGATTACCGCAATGGCAGATCTCACCATCCCGAAAGGTACCGCGTTCGTCTTAACTGCTCAGGCAACTGATCCGGAAAACGACCCGATGACTTATACATGGGAACAGGTTGACAATGCGTCTTCGGGTACAACCATTGCAAACTTGGGAACACTGACCAACGGACCTACATTCAGATCATGGACTCCTACAACCAATCCGACACGTTATTTCCCTAAACTTTCTACAGTTTTAGCTGGAAATCTTAAAAATAATGCGGATTGGGAAGCGGTTTCTACAGTAGCCAGAGCGACTAATTTCCGCGTTACCGTACGTGATAATAACGCAGATGTAGCACAGAAGCAAACCCAGTCTGCTCTACAGAAAGTTACAGTACATGCAAACGGACCTTTCAAGATCACTTCTACCAAGGTGTATAACAATGCTCCGGGACCATTGACCTGGGATGTTGTAGGAACTAACGCCGCGCCTTTCAACGTAGCTAATGTTAAGATTGATTATACATCGGATAACGGTGCTACGTGGACCGTACTTGCAGCTTCTACACCAAATGACGGTACTGAAGATTTCAGCTTTGCATCTTTTCCAACCGATACTGCGCTGAAAGTTAGAATCTCTGCAATCGGTAACGTATTCTATGCCATTGCGCCTGTTACTGTTTCAGCAATTGTTGCGTGTGACGGTACTGCTCCTGCAGGGCTTAATGTTACTGCAGTTACAACAGTATCTGCTCTTGTGGCATGGGATCCTATCGCAAGCGCAACTTATATCGTAAGATACAAGAAAGCAGCAGACGCAACATGGACAGAAGTTCCGGTAAGTACCAACAGTTATACCATAACAGGTCTTGATGAGGGTACGGCATATAATGTACAGGTAGCTTCTGTTTGCACAGGTACAACCGGCACTTATACAGCAGTATCCAACTTTACAACGCTTATGCTTGCATATTGTACACTTACCTCTACTAACTCAAGTGATGAGTATATTTCTAATGTTACAATCACTGCGGAAGGAGCTGCCGGTGTCAACAGTACTTCTGGTGCATCTACGTACACAAACTATTCTACAGATCCCGCTAGATTAGTACGTTTGGCTAAGGGAACAAGTAATAATACAATCTCTGTAACTAAAGCGTGGACAGGTACGATTTATAACGAAGCAATTACTGTATGGTTAGATTTCGACAGAAGCGGAACATTTGATGCCGATGAAATCATTATGTCTTCTTCAGCGGACAAATTGACTCCGGTTACTGATACCTTCTCGGTTCCAGCAGATGCTTATTCTGGTGATAAAACAGTTGGAATGAGAGTGGCGCTCAGATTCAGTACGCCTCAACTTAGTCCTTGTGGTACTTATACTTATGGCGAGGTTGAAGATTATGCAGTATTGATTTCACCAACCTTAGGTGTGAATGACAATGTGAAAGCAAATGCTGTTCAGGTATATCCAAACCCTGCAATTGATTTGCTGAATATCACTAAAGTTTCTGATAAGACAACCTATACCATCTTCAATATGGCTGGTCAGGCTGTATCTAAAGGTAAAGTGTCTAACAATAAAGTACAGGTTTCTCAGCTCGAGAAAGGTGTTTACATGATTGCTGTTGATAACGGTGGTGAAGTAAGCCAGGTGAAGTTTATCAAAAAATAA
- a CDS encoding TlpA family protein disulfide reductase, translating to MQKFIYNQKNMSKYFFLLMFAFVAMSCSKKVEVKGNFAGGSPLERIEFVEASGVATLPLVNLGVDSKGSFSGSFEAPKNGMYIMSYAGKTAMIYLKGGQELNISGQAAMFPNQFTITGDAKNNNDFLLEVTKFIQGYAGKINVGELVMKKEADFLKEAEKIRTDIGKSIDAAAKKTSADNEVVEFKKDELNASILGLMSQYEANHPQATQNPAYKASKNFTDAVAKLDTDSDRLLKTQPIYRNYLLGKLSPEFQTFATNKNTTGTALSSELFAEFLDTKKDLSQLTKDYLLAFVLSSGDIAPGMTTENTNKINKIINEKIKDAGIKKDMQRIQFVIAGPKAGEAAPAAKLIKQDGSAFKLADAKGKPTLVMFYASWNPYISEGTVPVLKEVVNFYKSKMDFTFVNLDDTKEQFIKTSNAMLKGIPGNNVYGEGGLTSQIAKDLGIYGFKLPSFVVLDKDGKIASRFFYNLGDPEIVTVLDKLSGLKAPTVQPEVTLQNDLLAPQAVPQPEAAPTK from the coding sequence ATGCAAAAATTTATATACAATCAAAAAAACATGAGTAAATATTTTTTCTTATTGATGTTCGCTTTCGTAGCGATGTCGTGTTCAAAAAAAGTAGAGGTAAAAGGTAACTTTGCCGGTGGTTCACCCCTCGAAAGAATCGAGTTTGTAGAAGCTTCTGGCGTTGCAACGCTTCCATTGGTTAACTTAGGAGTAGACAGCAAAGGGAGCTTCTCCGGAAGTTTCGAAGCACCTAAAAACGGAATGTATATCATGTCTTACGCCGGTAAAACAGCAATGATTTATCTTAAAGGTGGCCAGGAACTCAATATCTCCGGCCAGGCTGCAATGTTCCCGAATCAGTTTACCATTACAGGTGATGCAAAGAACAACAACGATTTCCTTTTAGAGGTAACGAAATTTATTCAGGGTTATGCCGGCAAGATCAATGTTGGTGAACTGGTAATGAAAAAAGAAGCCGATTTCCTTAAAGAAGCTGAAAAAATCCGTACCGATATCGGTAAAAGTATCGATGCAGCAGCTAAGAAAACTTCTGCCGATAACGAAGTTGTAGAGTTTAAGAAAGACGAGCTTAATGCAAGTATTCTTGGATTGATGAGCCAATATGAGGCAAACCATCCGCAGGCTACACAAAATCCTGCCTACAAAGCTTCAAAAAACTTTACAGATGCTGTAGCGAAGTTGGATACCGACAGCGACAGACTTTTGAAAACCCAGCCGATCTACAGAAATTATCTTTTGGGAAAACTCAGCCCGGAATTCCAGACTTTTGCTACCAATAAAAATACAACAGGTACAGCGCTTTCTTCTGAATTATTTGCTGAATTTCTTGATACTAAAAAGGACCTTTCTCAGCTGACCAAAGATTATCTGTTGGCTTTCGTACTTTCAAGCGGCGATATTGCCCCGGGAATGACTACCGAAAACACCAACAAAATCAACAAGATCATTAATGAGAAAATTAAGGATGCGGGGATCAAAAAAGATATGCAGCGAATTCAGTTCGTTATTGCGGGTCCAAAAGCCGGCGAAGCAGCGCCTGCAGCGAAATTAATTAAGCAGGATGGTAGTGCTTTCAAATTAGCAGATGCAAAAGGAAAACCGACTTTAGTAATGTTTTACGCATCATGGAATCCTTACATTTCCGAAGGTACAGTTCCTGTGCTGAAAGAAGTGGTAAATTTCTATAAATCTAAAATGGATTTCACTTTTGTGAATTTAGATGATACCAAAGAACAGTTTATTAAAACCAGCAACGCAATGTTAAAAGGAATTCCCGGAAACAATGTTTACGGTGAAGGCGGGCTTACTTCGCAGATTGCAAAAGATCTTGGAATTTACGGTTTCAAACTTCCTTCTTTCGTGGTTTTGGATAAAGACGGAAAAATTGCTAGCCGTTTCTTCTATAATTTGGGTGATCCTGAAATTGTAACGGTACTGGACAAACTTTCCGGGTTGAAAGCACCAACTGTTCAGCCGGAAGTTACTTTACAGAATGATTTGCTGGCTCCGCAGGCGGTTCCACAACCGGAAGCTGCTCCAACAAAATAA
- a CDS encoding DUF6452 family protein: MKFLKIFLLSVFLFTLFSCGSDDDICISGEATPRLKLKFKTKATGKAKTLDSLFVNVDYGNGQIPVIATKTRTDSVFIPLRVDDAPFTKIYVGLSRAAVTSEVKINYTTKSEYVSPACGIKKVYENASAVLEVPNPVVDIEQNQTQITDESKTHFFLLF; the protein is encoded by the coding sequence ATGAAATTTCTGAAAATATTTCTCCTTTCAGTATTTTTATTTACGCTCTTTTCCTGCGGAAGCGATGATGATATCTGCATAAGTGGTGAAGCCACTCCACGGCTGAAGCTGAAATTTAAAACCAAAGCCACCGGAAAAGCAAAAACTCTGGATTCTCTTTTTGTCAACGTAGATTACGGCAACGGTCAGATTCCTGTGATTGCCACCAAAACAAGAACCGATTCGGTATTTATTCCGTTGAGGGTTGATGATGCGCCATTCACTAAGATCTACGTGGGATTATCCCGGGCTGCGGTTACATCTGAGGTGAAAATTAATTACACGACCAAATCAGAGTATGTTTCGCCCGCATGTGGGATTAAAAAAGTATACGAAAATGCCAGTGCTGTTCTGGAAGTTCCCAATCCTGTTGTTGATATTGAACAAAACCAAACTCAAATTACCGATGAATCCAAGACTCATTTTTTCCTTCTTTTTTAG
- a CDS encoding DUF6048 family protein, which yields MNPRLIFSFFFSFVFVMSFAQNEQDSLKAKWKYEPNFMVGIDVLNAGIGVFAERKLFQGFVSSKISKNIHAVAEAGFEKNIYQKNGYDASVNGPFLKLGAFYMLAKDKENELNGFYAGAKAAGSFYNQEYRAVPVRGYGGSETSVAFPASSQSSYWIEATIGGRVQLFESPFYIDVNMQPRYLLFSSTQVDIKPMIVPGFGKSSAKFNVGFAWNIAYHF from the coding sequence ATGAATCCAAGACTCATTTTTTCCTTCTTTTTTAGTTTTGTCTTTGTAATGTCGTTTGCACAGAACGAGCAGGACAGTTTGAAAGCCAAATGGAAATATGAGCCCAATTTCATGGTCGGAATTGATGTGTTGAATGCCGGAATCGGAGTGTTTGCAGAAAGAAAACTTTTTCAGGGTTTCGTGTCTTCCAAAATTTCAAAGAATATTCATGCTGTTGCCGAAGCAGGTTTTGAAAAGAATATTTACCAGAAAAACGGTTACGACGCTTCCGTAAATGGTCCTTTTTTAAAACTGGGCGCTTTTTACATGTTGGCAAAAGACAAAGAAAATGAACTGAACGGTTTTTATGCCGGTGCAAAAGCTGCCGGTTCATTTTATAATCAGGAATACAGGGCTGTTCCCGTACGGGGCTACGGCGGAAGCGAGACTTCGGTAGCATTCCCAGCATCTTCTCAAAGTTCTTACTGGATTGAAGCCACGATTGGGGGCCGGGTTCAGCTTTTCGAATCTCCTTTTTATATTGATGTGAATATGCAGCCGAGATATTTGCTTTTTTCCAGTACTCAGGTGGATATCAAGCCGATGATTGTTCCAGGTTTCGGCAAAAGTTCCGCAAAATTCAATGTAGGCTTTGCATGGAATATCGCTTATCATTTTTAA
- the rlmD gene encoding 23S rRNA (uracil(1939)-C(5))-methyltransferase RlmD, which yields MRRKSKNIVLENIKLVSAGAKGVAVGRTEEGKTVLVTGAVPGDVVNARVKKSKSKYFEAEVAEIIEKSPFRVEPKCIHFGVCGGCKWQNLAYEKQLDFKQDEVFNHIKRIGGFEDFETQPILGSTEEYFYRNKMEFSFSNARWLTQYEISSEENFGNRDALGFHIPGMWSKILDLKECWLQEDPSNFIRLAVKEYAVANGLEFFDVKEQTGFLRTLMLRQNSKGEWMVLFQLFRDDKENREKLFDFLLNEFPQIKTLVYCINSKQNDSIYDQHVVTYFGEGFLMEEMDGLHFKIGPKSFFQTNYKQALELYRKTLEFADLKGDEVVYDLYTGTGTIAQYVARNAKQVIGIESVQEAINAAKEHAKLNGLSNCTFYCGDMKDIFNDDFLANHPKADVLITDPPRDGMHQKVVEQILKLSPEKIVYVSCNSATQARDMALMKEHYRLVKILPVDMFPQTHHVENIALLVKI from the coding sequence ATGAGAAGGAAAAGTAAAAACATTGTTTTAGAAAATATAAAACTGGTTTCAGCAGGAGCAAAAGGCGTTGCAGTAGGCAGAACCGAAGAAGGTAAAACCGTTCTGGTTACGGGCGCTGTTCCGGGTGATGTGGTAAATGCCCGCGTAAAAAAATCAAAATCAAAGTATTTTGAAGCTGAGGTTGCCGAAATTATTGAAAAATCACCTTTCAGAGTTGAGCCGAAATGTATCCACTTCGGGGTTTGTGGCGGCTGCAAATGGCAGAATCTAGCCTACGAAAAACAGCTCGATTTCAAACAGGACGAAGTTTTCAACCACATCAAAAGAATCGGCGGATTTGAGGATTTCGAAACGCAGCCGATTTTAGGAAGCACCGAAGAGTATTTCTACCGCAATAAAATGGAGTTTTCCTTTTCAAATGCACGTTGGTTAACTCAGTATGAAATCTCTTCCGAAGAGAATTTCGGAAACCGCGACGCTTTAGGATTTCATATTCCGGGGATGTGGAGCAAAATTCTCGATTTAAAGGAATGCTGGCTTCAGGAAGATCCTTCAAATTTCATAAGACTTGCTGTAAAAGAGTATGCCGTAGCAAACGGACTTGAGTTTTTCGATGTGAAAGAACAGACCGGTTTTTTACGGACTTTAATGTTGCGCCAAAACTCAAAAGGGGAGTGGATGGTTCTCTTCCAGCTTTTCCGTGATGATAAAGAAAACCGCGAAAAATTATTCGATTTCTTACTCAATGAATTTCCGCAGATTAAAACTTTGGTGTACTGCATCAATTCAAAGCAGAACGATTCCATTTACGATCAGCATGTCGTAACCTATTTCGGGGAAGGATTTTTAATGGAGGAAATGGATGGTCTGCACTTTAAAATCGGACCGAAATCTTTCTTCCAGACGAATTATAAGCAGGCATTGGAACTTTATAGAAAAACTTTGGAATTTGCTGATCTGAAAGGTGATGAGGTGGTTTACGATCTTTATACAGGAACCGGAACAATCGCACAATACGTTGCCAGAAATGCAAAACAGGTCATCGGCATCGAATCGGTTCAGGAAGCGATTAATGCAGCGAAAGAACACGCCAAACTCAACGGACTTTCTAACTGTACTTTCTACTGTGGCGATATGAAAGACATTTTCAATGATGATTTTCTTGCCAACCATCCGAAAGCTGATGTCCTGATTACTGATCCGCCTCGCGACGGAATGCACCAGAAAGTGGTAGAGCAAATTCTTAAGCTTTCCCCTGAAAAAATTGTTTACGTTAGCTGTAATTCGGCGACACAGGCCAGGGATATGGCGCTGATGAAAGAGCATTACCGATTGGTGAAAATTCTTCCTGTAGATATGTTCCCCCAGACGCATCATGTGGAAAATATTGCGCTATTGGTAAAGATTTAA
- a CDS encoding succinate dehydrogenase cytochrome b subunit — protein sequence MAGLTSSTIGRKYAMALSAMFLLIFLIMHLSVNLISVFSPEAFNSASEFMGYNPLIQFLMQPVLGFAVIFHFVMGFVLELKNRSARPIQYAVNNGSANSTWTSRNMIISGLVVLAFLGLHMYDFWWHEINFKYIEANTPDNERFWHELHAKFADAWRVIFYIIAFVLLGLHLAHGFQSSFQSVGARHPKYTPVIKALGTWYSILIPAGFILIAVYHFLTQ from the coding sequence ATGGCAGGATTAACAAGTTCTACTATTGGTAGAAAGTACGCAATGGCATTGTCTGCAATGTTTTTGCTCATATTCCTTATCATGCACCTTTCGGTGAATTTAATCTCAGTTTTCAGTCCAGAAGCATTCAACTCAGCTTCGGAATTTATGGGATACAATCCTTTGATTCAGTTTCTGATGCAGCCAGTTCTTGGATTTGCGGTGATTTTTCACTTCGTAATGGGCTTTGTTCTGGAACTTAAGAACAGAAGCGCAAGACCGATACAGTACGCAGTAAACAACGGTTCCGCCAATTCTACATGGACGTCGCGAAACATGATCATTTCTGGTTTGGTGGTTTTGGCTTTTTTAGGCCTTCACATGTATGATTTCTGGTGGCACGAGATCAATTTCAAGTACATTGAAGCAAACACTCCCGACAATGAAAGATTCTGGCACGAACTGCACGCGAAATTTGCTGATGCTTGGCGGGTGATATTTTATATCATCGCATTCGTTCTTTTGGGATTGCACTTGGCGCATGGTTTCCAGTCGTCTTTTCAGTCTGTAGGCGCTAGACATCCGAAATATACTCCGGTAATCAAAGCTCTTGGAACTTGGTATTCCATATTGATTCCTGCAGGATTTATTTTAATTGCAGTGTATCATTTCTTAACTCAGTAA
- a CDS encoding succinate dehydrogenase/fumarate reductase iron-sulfur subunit — MSAKKGLNLTLKIWRQKNNKSKGQFETYKISDVSTESSFLEMLDMLNENLVNEGKEPVAFDHDCREGICGMCSLYINGRSHGPDTGITTCQLHMRMFKDGETIHIEPWRSAAFPVIKDLVVDRSAFDRVMAAGGFVSVNTSGNTLDANAIPVPKEDADKAMDAAACIGCGACVATCKNGSAMLFVGAKVSQYALLPQGRVEAKRRVLNMVKAMDEEGFGNCSNTGACEVECPKGISLEVIARMNREYITANIDRG, encoded by the coding sequence ATGAGTGCAAAAAAAGGATTAAACCTGACTCTGAAAATTTGGAGACAGAAAAACAATAAATCAAAAGGACAGTTCGAAACCTATAAGATTTCCGACGTTTCCACAGAATCTTCTTTCCTGGAGATGCTGGATATGCTTAATGAAAATCTGGTGAACGAAGGTAAAGAACCAGTTGCTTTCGACCATGACTGTCGCGAGGGAATCTGCGGAATGTGCTCCCTGTACATCAACGGCAGATCTCACGGCCCGGATACGGGAATTACCACTTGCCAACTTCACATGAGAATGTTTAAAGATGGCGAAACCATCCACATCGAACCTTGGAGAAGTGCTGCTTTTCCGGTAATTAAAGATTTGGTGGTAGACAGAAGTGCTTTCGACAGAGTGATGGCAGCAGGAGGATTTGTTTCCGTGAATACTTCAGGAAACACACTGGATGCCAACGCGATTCCGGTTCCAAAAGAAGATGCAGACAAAGCGATGGATGCTGCGGCGTGTATCGGCTGCGGTGCCTGTGTAGCGACCTGTAAAAACGGTTCAGCAATGCTGTTCGTTGGAGCAAAGGTTTCTCAGTATGCTTTGCTTCCGCAGGGACGTGTTGAAGCAAAACGAAGAGTGTTGAATATGGTGAAAGCAATGGACGAAGAAGGTTTCGGAAACTGCTCGAATACCGGAGCCTGTGAAGTGGAATGTCCGAAAGGAATTTCTCTTGAAGTAATTGCAAGAATGAACAGAGAATACATTACTGCCAATATCGACAGAGGATAA